The segment aaattaccttaaaattaaatttttaaaaatttatcttgcaGGATCAACAAAagccaattaaaatttagtaccGTAGCATCGATCAAATTTAGACAATATCCAAAATCAACCCGAAAAATGGACAATTACGTTGACAAAAAGTTCCCCATAAGTGCTCTCGTGCCAAAAAATGAGACTGGAGTCCTCAGCTTTCTCGCAAAACACCCCgaattcaatggaaaaaatgtaacaattgCTATTTTCGACTCCGGAGTAGATGCTCAATCCAGTGGACTTCgtgtaagttaatttttttgtcaaatcatcAACTTTCCAACCAAATTTCGATGATTTAACGCTAAAATTGCGACATTTCCTGTtcattactcaaaaaaaaaataattttttattttagaacgtACCTGGAGGTGACGTCAAAGTCGTTGAACGTTTCGATTGCAGTGGCTGCGGCGACGTTGATACGagcaaaaaagttcaaatcacCCCGGAAGGCACGATTCAAGGATTATCCGGACGAAATTTGCGTATTCCTGACAATTTCAAAGCCCTTAACCCATCCGGGGAGTATCGGGTTGGCTTAAAATCCTTTGCTGACTTGTGCCCTTCACGCATTCGCGAGAAACAAAACGCagatttcaaattgaaaaactggGAAGCAAGCCACAAAAAAGCCTTGAACGAAGTTGCCAAACAAATCGAGGATTTTGAGACGAAAAATCCGGTTGCCACGAATTTTCAGTTGAAGGAAAAGCTGCAAAAAGAAGATTTAGATGCAAAAATGGAATTTCTCGTGCAACAAGATAAGAAATTGGGCGATTTGCGGTTCTCGTATGACTGTGTCGTGTTCCATGGGGGCGACGAGGGATGGTTAACGGTAATTGATACGACCGAAAATGGCGATTTGGAGAATGCGTTGCTCGTGCACGAGTATTCGACGCATCAGGAAATGGCTCGAGTGGATGATTACTTGACGATTTCCGTGAATGTTCATGACAACGgaaatattttggaaattgTGGGGATGTGCAGTAGTCATGGTACGCATGTGGCATCGATAGCGAGCGGATATCACCCCGAAGacccaaatatgaatggaattgCACCGGCGGCGAAGATAGTTTCGCTCGGAATTGGCGAAGGACGTCTCGGGAGCATGGAAACTGGCACGGCAATCGTGCGTGCCATCATCAAAGTCATGGAATTGTGCGAGGCAGGGAGGAAAGTTGACGTTATTAACATGAGTTATGGCGAACACGCGCATTGGTCGAATGCGGGACGTGTCGGGGAACTCATGTCGGAGCTCGTAAATCGGTATGGCGTCGTTTGGGTTGCTTCGGCGGGCAATCATGGACCTGCTTTGTGTACAATTGGCACGCCGCCAGACATTTCGCAACCAACATTGGTCTGTGTCGGAGCTTACGTCTCACCTGACATGATGGAAGCTGAATACTCGTTACGACAAAAACTCCCGGGAAACGTTTATACGTGGACTTCTCGTGGTCCCTGCATCGATGGCGGTGCCGGAGTGACAGTTTGTGCCCCTGGAGCTGCGATTGCTTCCGTTCCGGAATTCACAATGGCAAAAGCGCAACTCATGAATGGCACGAGTATGGCATCGCCGCATGTCGCAGGAGCTGTTGCCTTGTTAATTTCCGGTTTGAAGCAGAAAAAGATCGCTTACACGCCGTACAGCATCAAACAAGCACTCGAAAACACCGCAACAAAACTCGACCATGTCGATCCCTTTGCACAAGGAAACGGCTTACTAAACGTCGAAAAAGCCTTCGAACATCTCTGCGAGTACAAAAATCGCCAGGAAAACGAAGTTCGTTTCTCCGTCGCTGTCGGCAGTAACAACGCCAAAGGAATCCACATGCGAACGGGAGTTTTAACCAAACCCGAGGAATTCACTGTCACCATCGAGCCTGTGATGTTCAACGAGAAATTCGCGTCGCCCAAGGCGAAACTCGATTTTAACGTGCATTGCACACTCGTTCCGACAGCTTCGTGGGTGCAATGTGGCGGATTTCTCGATTTGTGTTACACATCGAGATCATTGGCAGTTCGAGTGGATCCCACAGCGTTGCCAGTTGGAGTTCACAGTGCCGCCGTTAAGGCTTATGACTCGACCTGCGTCGAAAAAGGACCGATTTTCGAGATTCCTGTGACAGTAGTGCAACCGAGACAGATGGAGGCAGCGACACAATACGAATATTCGCCACGAGAAGCGGTGCTGTGCAAGCCAAATACGATTATTCGGGACTTTTTCCAGGTGCCAAGGCATGCGACATGGGCAGGTAAGAgataatttgctttaaaaaaaggtatttttaaagaggagaatttttaaaatgtgcattggggcaaaaaatataaattttcattgggtCAAACAATTAAGAATTTACATTGGGTGTAAAACTATAATATAAAATgggtcaaaaagtaaaaaaagactcaaaatttaaaaattttcttattaaagtttttaaaatttgaagaaaaaatcaatt is part of the Culicoides brevitarsis isolate CSIRO-B50_1 chromosome 3, AGI_CSIRO_Cbre_v1, whole genome shotgun sequence genome and harbors:
- the LOC134834667 gene encoding tripeptidyl-peptidase 2, with protein sequence MDNYVDKKFPISALVPKNETGVLSFLAKHPEFNGKNVTIAIFDSGVDAQSSGLRNVPGGDVKVVERFDCSGCGDVDTSKKVQITPEGTIQGLSGRNLRIPDNFKALNPSGEYRVGLKSFADLCPSRIREKQNADFKLKNWEASHKKALNEVAKQIEDFETKNPVATNFQLKEKLQKEDLDAKMEFLVQQDKKLGDLRFSYDCVVFHGGDEGWLTVIDTTENGDLENALLVHEYSTHQEMARVDDYLTISVNVHDNGNILEIVGMCSSHGTHVASIASGYHPEDPNMNGIAPAAKIVSLGIGEGRLGSMETGTAIVRAIIKVMELCEAGRKVDVINMSYGEHAHWSNAGRVGELMSELVNRYGVVWVASAGNHGPALCTIGTPPDISQPTLVCVGAYVSPDMMEAEYSLRQKLPGNVYTWTSRGPCIDGGAGVTVCAPGAAIASVPEFTMAKAQLMNGTSMASPHVAGAVALLISGLKQKKIAYTPYSIKQALENTATKLDHVDPFAQGNGLLNVEKAFEHLCEYKNRQENEVRFSVAVGSNNAKGIHMRTGVLTKPEEFTVTIEPVMFNEKFASPKAKLDFNVHCTLVPTASWVQCGGFLDLCYTSRSLAVRVDPTALPVGVHSAAVKAYDSTCVEKGPIFEIPVTVVQPRQMEAATQYEYSPREAVLCKPNTIIRDFFQVPRHATWAVLELTSDTPNDYVGGRFWIHTQQILPNKYCKALETQKMLTVNCENYAQHIFKCAEENVLEVCIAKYWSSYGEVPLKYRIKFHGVNVKNAHVMHSASGVHRINLTSLLSEEILPAITLKTAVMVLKPTESKITSLSARDVVPPARQIYQNILTYTLHVTKAAELAIYCPLLYSVLYESEFESQLWMIFDANKQMMACGDAYSNSNYVKLDKGDYTIRLQVRHEKKECLEKVSEATVLVNFKLASSLSLDVYKSFNQAVIAGKKITTAQLLSGTYRPLYVAPLSNDRLNKAAIPPQCSWLEGTIVYAKDEATRKVDTHHFEYILTEGPAVKKNGNNNNANKEQKSKFDEYKETLRDFQIQQLAKLDTENAEMLYQDLLKSFPTHLPIHMSMLNHLDTANDLKTQLPWTWKHNLAKLNETDIETLTEKLTKIENLAKLVIEGTDQDALLKFYGMKSDQRPDAAKIKSQMDKQKQTFIDALIRKIVASTKLQILAQLNEVGGDEDLLNLDFAESYVAETQNLYTELGKFVDYNDQKVILFSLWHAFVFHHTGRQLKYLTKMYDDKPQREILEEQRLVVKGEEFTEACDKIAQNIERMSITANPQGFRVF